In a genomic window of Magnolia sinica isolate HGM2019 chromosome 14, MsV1, whole genome shotgun sequence:
- the LOC131225472 gene encoding peter Pan-like protein, translating into MARLQHRRRKKTFIKPVVKKPSVDHVTGDKIPKSFVFSRGKLPGPLKQLELDLRKLMLPHTALNLKEKKRNNLKDFLNVAGPMGVTHFLMLSKTESAPYLRVARAPQGPTLTFKIHEYSLAIDVAHSQARPRCPPELFKNSPLIVLSGFGTGDQHLKLTTIMFQNIFPAIDINTVKLSSCQRIVLLNYDKETKLIDFRHYSIRVQPVGVSRRIRKFVLNHQVPDLRSLQDVSDFVTKAGYGSESEADDEAATVNLESDLGRVNRASTKSAVKLQEIGPRMTLQLMKVEEGLCSGGIIFNEYGSGGAPKNQEVLEED; encoded by the exons ATGGCCCGTCTCCAacac AGGAGGAGAAAGAAGACATTCATCAAACCTGTGGTGAAGAAGCCGAGTGTCGATCACGTGACGGGCGATAAGATCCCGAAGAGCTTCGTCTTCTCCCGAGGAAAGCTCCCAGGCCCGCTGAAGCAGCTCGAATTGGATTTGCGCAAGTTGATGCTCCCGCACACCGCTCTCAATCTCAAG GAAAAGAAACGGAATAATCTCAAGGACTTTTTGAATGTCGCGGGGCCTATGGGTGTCACACATTTTCTGATGTTGTCAAAGACAGAAAGTGCACCCTATCTTAGAGTTGCAAGGGCCCCACAAGGACCAACACTTACATTCAAAATACATGAATACTCATTGGCAATTGATGTTGCTCATTCCCAGGCCCGGCCAAGATGTCCTCCAGAGCTATTCAAAAACTCCCCTCTG ATTGTCCTTTCTGGTTTTGGGACTGGCGATCAACATCTGAAGCTCACAACAATAATGTTTCAGAATATATTTCCAGCCATTGATATTAATACT GTCAAGCTTTCCTCATGCCAGCGAATCGTTTTGCTTAATTATGATAAAGAAACTAAGCTCATCGATTTTCGGCATTATTCCATCAGAGTACAGCCTGTGGGTGTCTCTCGTAGGATTAGAAAATTCGTGCTGAACCATCAAGTACCAGATTTGAGGAGTCTTCAAGATGTTAGCGACTTTGTTACAAA GGCTGGTTATGGATCAGAAAGTGAAGCAGATGACGAAGCCGCAACAGTAAATCTGGAAAGTGATCTTGGTAGAGTAAACCGGGCTTCCACAAAAAGTGCGGTCAAACTTCAAGAGATTGGACCGCGGATGACACTCCAACTAATGAAAGTCGAGGAAGGATTATGTTCCGGAGGCATCATATTCAACGAATATG GAAGCGGAGGTGCACCAAAGAATCAGGAAGTACTGGAAGAAGATTAG